From the Nitrobacter hamburgensis X14 genome, one window contains:
- the fdxA gene encoding ferredoxin FdxA → MTFVVTENCIKCKYMDCVEVCPVDCFYEGDNMLVINPDECIDCGVCEPECPAEAIFADSEPGLENWLKLNAEYAAVWPNITIKRDAPADAKAFDGVADKLEQYFSANPGTGD, encoded by the coding sequence ATGACTTTCGTTGTCACCGAAAATTGTATCAAGTGCAAATACATGGATTGTGTGGAGGTATGTCCCGTCGACTGCTTCTACGAGGGCGACAATATGCTCGTCATCAATCCCGATGAGTGCATCGACTGCGGCGTCTGCGAACCGGAATGTCCGGCCGAGGCGATCTTTGCCGACTCCGAGCCGGGCCTGGAAAACTGGCTCAAGCTGAACGCCGAATATGCTGCGGTTTGGCCGAACATTACCATCAAGCGTGATGCTCCCGCCGACGCGAAAGCTTTCGACGGCGTTGCCGACAAGCTGGAGCAATATTTCTCGGCAAATCCCGGGACAGGCGACTGA